One Halioglobus japonicus DNA segment encodes these proteins:
- a CDS encoding alpha/beta fold hydrolase, which translates to MSVFTTLMALAVGIFLGCRYHFANKVQPRRFTADWPGRDEGGALYCTGDTVIAVRTGSEDDSRTVVAFPGFLEDMRYFQALYQDFTGQLILVNNADYHNPFDGDITPLVDWSANPYPLGTIEHDGFVLAQVVQQLASGTQVTVHGHSRGGAVTLEAARQFPAVMRPEERAVSAILEAAVLPQARTVGPTSRPLGFTIARWIFPLVMTLLRKAPPERILENPMMRPTNPLKTALCQSIFFTPRRYATAVTNFVSIRRWQAEHTAVLFNGYAHIDVVIGEKDHVLDNPTMTASAEQGAEQNAGLNIVHTQQTNHFVSLEQPAIIRALVDSAKP; encoded by the coding sequence ATGAGTGTGTTTACGACCCTAATGGCCTTAGCGGTCGGTATTTTTCTCGGGTGCCGATATCATTTCGCTAACAAGGTTCAGCCTCGCCGATTCACCGCGGACTGGCCCGGGCGTGATGAGGGTGGAGCGCTGTATTGCACTGGTGATACTGTCATTGCGGTTCGCACCGGCAGTGAGGATGACTCACGCACCGTAGTAGCATTTCCCGGTTTTCTCGAGGATATGCGCTATTTCCAGGCGCTTTATCAGGACTTCACCGGCCAGCTTATCCTCGTCAACAACGCTGACTACCACAATCCTTTCGACGGCGATATCACGCCGCTGGTGGACTGGTCTGCGAATCCCTATCCGCTGGGTACGATTGAGCACGACGGCTTTGTGCTGGCGCAGGTTGTACAGCAACTGGCCAGTGGCACTCAGGTGACTGTTCATGGCCATTCTCGCGGGGGTGCGGTAACGCTCGAGGCGGCCAGGCAGTTCCCTGCGGTAATGCGCCCTGAGGAGCGCGCAGTGAGCGCCATACTCGAGGCTGCGGTGCTGCCGCAGGCGCGTACCGTTGGCCCTACCAGCAGGCCTTTAGGGTTTACTATTGCCAGATGGATATTCCCCTTGGTCATGACGCTGCTGCGGAAAGCGCCGCCCGAGCGGATTCTGGAAAACCCGATGATGCGGCCTACCAATCCTTTAAAGACTGCGCTGTGTCAGTCAATCTTTTTCACACCTCGGCGCTACGCAACGGCGGTGACCAATTTTGTCAGCATTCGTCGCTGGCAGGCAGAACACACCGCAGTGCTATTCAATGGCTACGCACATATTGATGTGGTGATTGGCGAGAAAGATCACGTACTCGACAATCCTACGATGACGGCGAGCGCCGAGCAGGGTGCGGAGCAGAATGCGGGTCTCAATATCGTCCATACGCAGCAGACCAATCACTTTGTTTCACTGGAACAGCCGGCCATTATTCGCGCCCTCGTGGATAGCGCCAAGCCGTAA
- a CDS encoding glutathione S-transferase domain-containing protein, translated as MRGAPAQQLTFFGVEASPYQLKMQALADGAGVAWRRLPAQGSRWQNTALYAQLGLARTRGKITRVPALVSGMDEYPSVPFYRFDGEDIRYDSSGLGRDLALRGAGHLVPEDPVLAFVCRLLDEAFDEFGLYMVHHHRWVNSAHTNKMGDKTAAEMSRLLPPGFARRLARELPQRQVRRCPYLFSVAPSDYDCGMPLALTPPSREGFPSTHTLLDQSWRDYLAAMESLLAVQPYLLGDQFSLADASAYGQLAMNLGDGRAEELMREIAPRTHVWLQKISMGEHGHSGGESALSEALGPLLDVVGATFIPLMAQNAVAYDREVAGGRLNSMRAPLTAVRHSTTVNCGVSRFAPW; from the coding sequence ATGCGAGGAGCACCCGCCCAGCAACTGACGTTTTTTGGTGTGGAGGCCTCGCCATATCAGCTCAAAATGCAGGCCCTGGCGGACGGTGCCGGCGTGGCCTGGCGACGATTACCGGCTCAGGGCTCTCGCTGGCAAAACACGGCGTTGTATGCGCAACTGGGCCTGGCGCGGACCCGAGGAAAAATTACCCGGGTGCCCGCGCTTGTCAGCGGAATGGACGAATATCCCTCGGTGCCTTTCTACCGCTTCGATGGCGAAGATATTCGCTACGATTCGAGTGGGCTGGGTCGGGATCTCGCCCTGCGCGGTGCGGGCCACCTCGTCCCTGAGGACCCCGTGCTGGCCTTTGTGTGTCGGCTTCTCGACGAAGCCTTCGACGAATTCGGTCTGTATATGGTGCACCATCATCGCTGGGTGAACTCGGCACACACCAATAAGATGGGCGACAAGACAGCGGCGGAAATGAGTCGCTTGTTGCCCCCGGGTTTTGCGCGTCGTCTCGCCAGAGAACTGCCGCAGCGTCAGGTCCGTCGTTGCCCCTATTTGTTTAGTGTTGCCCCGTCTGATTACGATTGTGGTATGCCATTGGCGCTGACTCCCCCCTCCAGAGAAGGCTTTCCCTCGACACATACACTGCTGGATCAGAGCTGGCGTGACTACCTGGCGGCGATGGAATCGCTTTTGGCAGTCCAGCCATATTTATTGGGTGATCAGTTCAGCCTGGCGGACGCCAGTGCCTATGGCCAGCTAGCCATGAACCTTGGTGACGGGCGAGCGGAGGAACTCATGCGTGAGATAGCTCCCCGAACGCATGTCTGGCTGCAGAAGATATCAATGGGAGAGCATGGCCACAGTGGCGGTGAGAGTGCACTGAGTGAGGCCCTTGGTCCGCTACTGGATGTGGTGGGCGCGACCTTTATTCCCCTCATGGCCCAGAATGCCGTTGCCTATGACCGGGAGGTCGCCGGGGGCAGACTAAATTCAATGAGAGCGCCTTTGACAGCGGTGAGGCACTCTACGACGGTGAATTGCGGGGTTTCCCGTTTCGCGCCGTGGTGA
- a CDS encoding putative quinol monooxygenase, translating to MAIGLLATITVQEGKNAEFEQAFMELTAQVRANEPGNVFYALNRSTSNPQVYKVMEQYASPEALDAHSKSEHFQAANQKLAGLVAAAPEIEILDAITG from the coding sequence ATGGCGATTGGACTACTGGCAACCATTACGGTGCAGGAAGGCAAGAATGCTGAGTTTGAACAGGCGTTTATGGAGCTGACCGCCCAGGTGCGGGCTAACGAACCGGGCAACGTGTTTTACGCGCTGAACCGCAGTACCAGTAATCCGCAGGTGTATAAGGTTATGGAACAGTATGCCAGCCCGGAAGCGCTGGATGCCCACAGTAAGTCAGAGCACTTCCAGGCGGCCAACCAAAAGTTGGCAGGCCTGGTGGCGGCCGCACCCGAGATCGAGATTCTGGACGCCATTACCGGCTGA